A window of the Bradyrhizobium diazoefficiens genome harbors these coding sequences:
- a CDS encoding AMP-binding protein, translating to MYPGTHARTNPGRPVLSMAAVGDVVTYAEFEDRSRRAANRLFDAGLRSGDVVGVLSDNNSLGFLMSTGPLSPPACI from the coding sequence ATGTATCCGGGCACCCACGCGCGAACAAATCCGGGCCGCCCTGTGCTCAGCATGGCGGCGGTCGGTGATGTCGTGACGTACGCCGAATTTGAGGATCGGTCTCGACGGGCTGCAAACCGGCTCTTCGACGCCGGCCTGCGGTCCGGCGACGTCGTGGGAGTGCTCTCTGACAACAACTCTCTTGGTTTTTTGATGTCTACTGGGCCACTCAGCCCTCCGGCCTGCATCTGA
- a CDS encoding TetR/AcrR family transcriptional regulator, producing the protein MLETDSELEPLTPATAKGAAMRQRLLNASARVFARKGYEATRVQDIVKIARTSYGNFYRHFRNKDEILLAVLRPLVDEIYVASKRRSGRSLKATEAEFVENTIAYLKIYVQHRKLLRVMREAAARGEKATFLSLYVTERSRFVRRTATWLIRLQGVGELSRELDPEMAAEVLGATMEQVAYMKFDLASEDPSEAEIEHIGSHCAKIWYRGVFGAKDEPAAPR; encoded by the coding sequence ATGCTGGAGACCGACTCTGAGCTCGAGCCGTTAACCCCTGCCACGGCGAAGGGGGCGGCAATGCGTCAGCGCCTGCTGAACGCCTCGGCGCGCGTATTCGCGCGCAAAGGATACGAGGCGACCCGGGTCCAGGACATCGTCAAGATCGCTCGAACGTCTTACGGCAACTTCTACCGGCACTTCCGAAACAAGGACGAGATTCTGCTGGCCGTATTGCGGCCACTGGTTGACGAGATTTACGTTGCGAGTAAGCGAAGGTCGGGCCGCTCGTTGAAGGCAACCGAAGCCGAATTCGTTGAGAATACGATCGCGTATCTCAAGATCTATGTCCAACATCGCAAGCTGTTGCGCGTCATGCGCGAGGCGGCGGCTCGAGGCGAGAAAGCCACGTTTCTATCTCTGTATGTCACGGAACGTAGCCGCTTCGTAAGGCGCACCGCGACTTGGCTGATACGGCTTCAGGGCGTGGGCGAACTCAGCCGTGAACTCGATCCTGAAATGGCTGCTGAAGTGCTCGGCGCCACCATGGAGCAGGTTGCCTATATGAAATTTGATCTCGCGTCGGAAGATCCGAGCGAGGCGGAGATCGAGCACATAGGGTCACACTGCGCAAAGATCTGGTATCGAGGCGTGTTTGGTGCCAAAGACGAGCCCGCTGCTCCCCGTTAG